Proteins encoded within one genomic window of Dehalococcoidia bacterium:
- a CDS encoding XTP/dITP diphosphatase yields the protein MATKNPAKVREYSRLLQGIPYEIVTLSEEGIYQVVDETGKTLEENASLKAKSYACQSNLLTLADDSGLEVDALGGEPGALSARFAGEGASDNERIDYLLAKLTGIPWEERTARFRCMIAIASPQGEVELCQGECRGIIAFEPKGENGFGYDPIFYLDQLEKTMAELSMDEKNEVSHRGQAVRKACRVLERRIA from the coding sequence TTGGCGACCAAAAATCCTGCTAAGGTGCGAGAGTACTCGCGATTGCTTCAGGGCATACCATATGAGATTGTCACCCTTTCTGAAGAGGGTATTTATCAGGTGGTTGACGAGACCGGGAAAACCCTGGAGGAGAATGCTTCACTTAAAGCTAAATCCTATGCATGTCAGAGCAATCTGCTAACCCTGGCCGACGACTCGGGACTGGAGGTGGATGCACTGGGTGGAGAGCCCGGTGCTCTATCTGCCCGCTTTGCCGGCGAAGGGGCATCGGATAACGAGAGAATCGACTATCTACTGGCAAAACTCACCGGCATCCCCTGGGAGGAAAGAACCGCTCGCTTCCGGTGCATGATAGCTATCGCCTCACCGCAAGGAGAAGTGGAGCTCTGCCAGGGAGAGTGCCGGGGCATCATAGCATTTGAACCGAAAGGTGAAAATGGCTTTGGCTATGACCCCATCTTCTATCTTGACCAACTGGAAAAGACCATGGCGGAGCTATCTATGGATGAAAAGAACGAGGTGAGCCACCGGGGGCAGGCAGTCAGGAAGGCATGCCGTGTACTGGAGCGGCGAATAGCATGA
- the fbp gene encoding fructose-1,6-bisphosphate aldolase/phosphatase, which produces MITLSVIKADIGGYVGHSSSHPLVLEKAAECMAKAKRDKLLVDFHVTRCGDDLQLIMTHQRGVEDEAIHKLAWDTLLDCTKVAKELKLHGAGQDLLSDAFSGNVKGMGPGVAEMEFEERGSEPVLIFMADKTSSGAWNLPLYKMFADPFNTIGLVIAENMHGGFRFEIHDVKEHKKITLDAPDEIYDMLLFMGAPGRYAVKAVYHRGSNEIAAVSSTDKLSMMAGRYVGKDDPVCVVRSQGEFPAVGEVLEPFTNPFLVEGWMRGSHHGPLMPTSIEQSNPSRFDGPPRVVCAGFQLSGGKLVGPRDMFDDPSFDKARRVANEVADYMRSHGPFEPHRLPLEEMEYTTMPQVVRKLEGRFVDL; this is translated from the coding sequence ATGATTACCCTGAGTGTGATAAAGGCTGACATCGGCGGATATGTGGGGCATTCCAGCTCACATCCCTTGGTGTTGGAGAAGGCTGCTGAATGCATGGCGAAAGCAAAGCGTGACAAGCTGCTGGTGGATTTTCACGTTACCAGGTGTGGGGACGATCTGCAACTGATCATGACCCACCAGCGTGGAGTGGAGGACGAGGCTATTCACAAGCTCGCATGGGATACCCTCTTGGATTGCACCAAGGTAGCCAAGGAGCTGAAGCTTCATGGGGCGGGACAGGACCTCCTATCCGATGCCTTCTCGGGCAATGTCAAGGGGATGGGGCCCGGGGTCGCCGAGATGGAGTTTGAGGAGAGGGGATCGGAGCCGGTTCTCATCTTCATGGCCGACAAAACTTCGTCCGGGGCGTGGAACCTCCCCCTCTACAAGATGTTCGCCGATCCATTTAATACTATTGGTCTGGTTATTGCCGAGAACATGCACGGCGGCTTTCGCTTCGAGATTCACGATGTAAAGGAGCATAAAAAGATAACCCTCGACGCACCGGATGAGATCTACGACATGCTCCTCTTCATGGGGGCGCCGGGCCGCTATGCGGTGAAGGCAGTCTACCACCGCGGCTCCAACGAGATAGCTGCTGTTTCATCTACCGATAAGCTGAGCATGATGGCCGGTAGATATGTGGGCAAGGACGACCCGGTGTGCGTCGTCCGCTCCCAGGGGGAGTTCCCTGCGGTAGGTGAGGTGCTGGAGCCCTTTACCAATCCCTTCCTGGTGGAGGGATGGATGCGAGGCTCACATCACGGTCCGTTAATGCCAACTTCCATTGAGCAGTCAAACCCGTCCCGCTTCGATGGCCCGCCGCGGGTGGTCTGTGCTGGCTTCCAGCTCTCGGGTGGCAAGCTGGTGGGACCACGTGATATGTTCGACGACCCCAGCTTCGATAAGGCGAGGCGGGTTGCGAACGAGGTTGCCGATTATATGCGGAGCCATGGGCCATTTGAGCCTCACAGGTTACCCCTGGAGGAGATGGAATATACTACCATGCCACAGGTGGTGAGGAAGTTGGAGGGGAGATTCGTTGACCTTTGA